AGGATTATTTTATAAATTGCAGGCATTTATTTCAATTAATAACCAAATGCACCAACAGCTCATTAACTATATCAATAGTCACAGTACCTTGCCACTTACAGGTGTGGAGGAAGAACTGATCGTAGCTGGCTTTCAATACAAAAGGCTTAGGAAAAGGCAATATTTTTTACAGCAGGGAGATGTATGCAAATATACCGGTTTCATTGTAAAGGGTGCAATGCGGCAATATACTGTAGATGAAAAGGGAGTAGAGCATATTGTGCATCTTTTCATTGAAAATTATTGGGCAACCGACAGGGAAAGTATGATCATGCTGACCCCATCTGCCTATAATATTGATGCATGGGAAGAGGCGGAAATACTCACCATTACCAGAGCAGATATGCTTGACTTGATGAATAAAATACCTGCCCTGGTAGAGATGA
The nucleotide sequence above comes from Pedobacter sp. MC2016-14. Encoded proteins:
- a CDS encoding Crp/Fnr family transcriptional regulator; the protein is MHQQLINYINSHSTLPLTGVEEELIVAGFQYKRLRKRQYFLQQGDVCKYTGFIVKGAMRQYTVDEKGVEHIVHLFIENYWATDRESMIMLTPSAYNIDAWEEAEILTITRADMLDLMNKIPALVEMILLMDERNAIANQRRLSSTISSTAEKRYEEFSIHHPQFIQRFPQHIIASYLGITKETLSRVRKQSVR